CACCAAAATCGGTGCCGCCGGCATACATCACTCCCATCGTGTCCTGAATCTTGTCGGCGATCCGAATAGCGCCGTTGGTGCCCAGGATGGTGCGGATGAAGAATTTCTCGAAACCGCTGGTGGTGGCCTGAGTGATGATGAAAAGGCCAACGCCCAGCACGATGCAGGCGAGGCTCATCAGCATGGCTCGCTTCTTCGCGGTGAGAAACCGCAGGGCGATGCGAAAGTTAGGCGACATAATCGCGCTCGGCTCAGCCGCGCTCCTCAACATTCACCCGATCGCCATCCCGATAGAGATCGAGTTCTTCCGTGATCACGAGCTCGCCCGGGCTGATACCGCTGACGATTTCGACTTCGTTGAGACTCTCGTAACCGGCTTCCACCGAGCGGATTTCTACGACGCCGTCACTCACGACCATAACCTTATCGCCGATCAGGGCACGTCGCGGGATGAGGGTCGTGCCATCACGCTCGTTCGTGATGATACTGACCTCACCGGTCAGACCCGGGACCAACTGGTCGAGCGGGATATCGACGTTCAGATGAACGATGTAGCGCTGCGTCTCGGCATCAGCCGCCGGCAACACCTTGGAAACCGTCGCGTTAAATTGTTGGTTGCCGTAACCGAGCAAGCGCACGGAAGCGCGTTGGCCCAGAGCGATGTTGGAGAAGTTCTCCTCGCTGATGCGGGCCTCAACGGTGCGGCTGGTCGAGATGAGCAAGGCGATCGGCGAATTGGAACCGATCAGGTCACCCGGCCGGGCGTAGACTTCGGATACGACGCAATCAAACGGCGCCGTGATGCGCATCTTGGCCAGTTGGCGGCGACGCTGCGCGAGGGTATTGCGGTAGCTGGCGAGCAGGAGGTCGTTGTTCACCTCCTCGGTCTTCAGCTTGTTCTCGATCTGCTGCACCGCGCGCTCGCGCTTGCGATACTCAGATTGTGAGAAGTTACCCGAGTCCAAGAGGCGCTTGTCTTCTGCCAACCGTTCCTGCGCGGTCTCGAGTTCGAGAGCGATCGTCGATCCCAGTTCGATACGGGCCTTGGCGGCGTCATACTCCGTTTGGATGCGCTCGATCTCGAGCTCCAGATCGCTCGAATCGATCTGCACCAAAAAGTCGCCTTCCGCGAAGCTGGCTCCGGTATCGAGAGCAGAGTCCTGCACCCGGCCACCGACCTCAGATTTGAGCGCCATGTCGTATTCGGCCTGCACCGTAACACTTCCAGGCACCGACTGCAGCGCCTTGCCTTGCCACGCCGCGCGCACGGTGGCGGTCGGTCGATTCAACATGACAGCCGCGGCCACACCGGCCACGACCACTACCAAAACAGCGATAAATTTTTTCATCGGGAATTAGCCGGCAACAAATCCGCAGCCGGATCAGCATCCATCAGACTCAGGAAGTGGAACAAACGTTCCCAATAACCCATGCGAGCCGTCATGGTTCCGCCCCACCGCTCGAGCAGATTGATGCGAGCCTGCGACAATTCGTTTTCCGAAGCCTCCCCTCGATCGAAACGCTGCTGCGTGTAGTTGAGGTGATTTCGCGCAATTACCAACTCTTCGTCTTCGACTGAGACCTCCATCGAGCGGTAGTCGAGCTGCCGTTCGAGGCTGTCGATATCGTCAAAAATCCGGTTCTTGGTCGACTCGTAGTTCACCTCGGCAGCGCGCATGCGATTGAGCGACGCACGCACCGCACCACGGCTGGCGAATCCGTCCCAGATCGTCCAATACACGCCGATACCCGCGTAGAGGGATTGGTATTCGTAGCGGTTACCAATGTTGGCCGAATAGCTCTGCTCGTCCTGAGTCAGGCCCGCGATGGCGTTGACGCGAGGGCGCAGGCTCATCTTGGCGTTTTTGAGCTCCTTCTGCTTGATTTCCAGTTCTTTGAGCTGGATCTGGAGATCGAGATTGGTCGGATCGGCCATGCTCTTGAACCGCAAGGCGAGGCTTTCGATCGCCGCGGCATCATCCTCCGTATTGAGCTCGGGAAACTCGTCGGCGATGTCGTCATCGGTGATCAAGTCCACGCCCACCATGCGGCTGAACATCGATTTCGCGACCATGTAGCCATCCTCCTGATACCGCACGCCCACCAGAGATCGTTTGTGAGATTGGCGCTGGGCCTGAAGTTCACCCTCTGAAAGCGTATTGAGGCGTCGCTTTTCCTCCGCATCGGCCAGCTTCTCGTCCACCAACTGCATGCTGAAGCGGTAACGCTCGACCACTTTTTTCTGGATCATGAGCTCGAGGTATTTTCTCCGGATTTCGTTTACCATGGTCAGCATCGCCTGGCGAGTGCGGCCGGCCTCGATATCGCGGCGAATCTTCGCATTTTGGATGTTACGGGAGATCACCCCCCAGTGGTAAATCGGCTGCGACATCGAGACGCGGTAGTAGACCTTGTCCGCCGTTTGCGGCTCCGAGAAATCGCCCCGGTCTTCTTCGGAACGGACCATGTCCGCCGAAGCGCTGAGGTTGGGTAGACGGGCTGACTTGGCGGTCAGCAGGTCGGCGTCGGCAACCGCCTCGTCGAAGCCACGCACGATCGCTCGCGGGGATTGCCGCAGGGCGTGGTCGATAAATTCCCGCAACTGCGGCAGGGAGTCTTCCGGCATTTCGAGCGCCGGTTGAGCCGAAGCGCTGATTCCGAGGCTGAGGGCACCCAACACGGCACCGACAAAGTAGCGTCCAAAGGAACGGCAGGAGGAGAACAACATTGAAAGGGATCTGGTTTTGAATCGTGAGCCCCAGTGGGATTGCGAATTCGAACAGGGACAACGCCATAGCAGCGAGAGTGCATGCAAGCTCATTCTCGGTCCTACGACAGACTGCGGCGGGGCCTCCTCCATTGGGAAATTGTGCTTTACTCTTCAAAGCCCCTATTGGTTCGTCTTCCGGTTCATGCCTGCCACCACCCTCGCGTCCGCAAACCGGTTGCCCAGCCTGTGGCAATCCCGCGACCTGCTGTGGCAATTCACCCAGCGTTCCATCGAGCTGCGTCATCGCGGCAGTCACCTCGGCTTGGCGTGGTCGTTTGTCCAACCGCTCCTCATGCTCGGCCTCTATGTGGTCGTGTTTGGGTTCATTTTTGATGGCACCTTCGGCGTCCTGCCCGACGAGTCCCGCGTCGACTACGCCCTCGGCATTTTCCTCGGCCTTACCCTCTTTCATTTCATCGCCGAGACCTTCTCGGTCGCTCCGACCGTGATCGTCGGAAACCCCAATTTCGTGAAGAAGGTCGTCTTCCCGCTCGGCATCCTGCCGGCGTCCACCGTAGGCACCGCCGCCTTTCACCTGCTCATCAGCTTGGGCCTCGTTTTCATCGGCGTCATTTTCTTCGGCGAGGGCCTGAGCTGGAGCGCACTGTGGCTGCCGTTGATCCTAATCCCCATCATTTTCCTCGCCCTGGGCGTCACCTATGCGGTCTCGGCCTTGGGCGTATTCTGGCGCGACCTCCAACAGCTCACCCAGTTCACAACGCTCGCACTCATGTATGCCAGCGCCATCTTCTTCCCGGCTTCCAAGGTGCCGCCGTCGATCTGGATGTTCCTGCGCTTCAACCCGCTGCTGTTGGCCATCGAACTCTCCCGCGACGTGCTCCTGTGGCACCGCCCGCTCAATTGGCACCATCTCGTTTACCTTTGGTTCGCCAGCCTGCTGACCTTCTTCATCGGCCGTTGGGTCTTTGAACGACTCCGCCCGGCATTTGCCGATGTGCTCTGATTCCCCCATGAGCGAAGCCCCATTGGTCATCGCCGCCCACGGCATCGGCAAAGCCTACCGCATCTGGGAATCTCCCGGTGCCCGCCTCTCCGCCGCCTTCTGGCAGGGACTAGATCGGCGCATCCCCGGCCAAAACGGCCCCCTCAATCGCGCTCTGGCCGAACGCGCTCGCCGCGGGTTTCGCGACTTCCACGCCTTGCAGGATATCGAGCTCGAAGTGCGCCGCGGTGAGAGCGTCGGCATTATCGGCCGCAATGGTTCCGGCAAATCCACCCTGCTTCAAATCATCGCCGGCACCCTCCGCCCCTCGACCGGCGATGTGGCCGTGCAAGGTCGTGTCGCCGCCCAACTCGAGCTCGGCGCGGGCTTCAACCCGGAGTTCTCCGGTCGCGAAAACGTCTACCTCTACGGTGCAGTGCTCGGTCTCGATCGAGCCGCCATGGATGCCAAATTTGATGAGGTCGCGTCCTTCGCCGATATCGGCGAATTTTTGGAGGAACCGGTAAAAACCTACTCCAGCGGCATGATGACCCGGCTCGCGTTTGCCGTGAGCACCTGCGTCGAACCCGAAGTGCTCATTATCGACGAAGCACTCAGCGTGGGCGACGCACCCTTCCAGGCGAAGTGCTTCCGCCGCCTGCGCAAACTCATCGATGAAGGAGTGAGCCTACTGTTCGTGTCCCACGACCTCGCCACGGTCCGTTCCGTCTGCTCGCGTGCCCTCTGGCTCAAGGACGGTCGCACCGCCGCGTGGGGCGACGCCAAGACGGTTTGCCGCGAATACGAAAAGTTCTGTTGGCGCGAACAGGGGATCAACTTCGACGACGACGGCCCCTCCGGCGGCTCCGCCAAAGCCCAGATCCTCGCCGGCGCGAAGTCGGACGGCGAATCCACAGACGAGGAGCCCGTCGGAGATGCGGAGGAGGCCGCGCCCGCCCTCTCCCCCATCGATAAACTGCTCGATTCGGCCGCAGCCGATTTCGCCCAACGCGCCTCCGAAGCCGGTCGGGTCGGCACCGGCGTCGCCCGCTTCGACAGCTGCGTGCTCACGGCCACGAACGGTGAGTTGATTCAGCGCGTCGATTTCGAGCAGGAGGCGGTCTTCCACACCCGGATCACCGCGCGAGAAGCCATCGATTCGGACATCGTGATCGGACTCGCGATTTTTAACGTCAAAGGCGAGCGCATCGCCGGCGTGCAAAACGTCCACGAGGAATTGCGCCTCAAACTCGCAGCTGGCGAGAGCACCTACGCGTCGGTGCAAATGCGTTTCCCTTTCACCCACGAAAAATACGCCGCCCGTCTCACCTTGATGGGCTTTCAAGACGGCGATCGCACCGTCAACGGCATCTACGACTTCAATCGCAGCATCATCTTTGATCAGGTGACCGACGCGTTGTTTTTTGAAGTGCAGCTCCACGCTCCCTTCCCGATTGGCCCCGCCGTGTGCTTGCCCGCTCACATCACGCTGAGCTCAACCCCGCCCGCCTTGTCATGAGCATTGGCCCCTCTCGCCCAGATTACGGTCCAGCGCTGCACGCGATGATCGCGCGGATCGATGCCGAGCTGGGTTCTCCGGCTCAGCCCAGTCGCCAACTCACCACGGCCCCGGCCGCTCCCACGTCTCGTTCTTGGCGCCAGCTTGAAGAAGCGGCCGAGCGCTTCGCCGCCGCCTGGACCTCGCGGCGCGATGGCTTGGGCTCTTTCAAGCGTATCGGACGTGCCACCATCGAGGCCGACAACACCGTCGTCGCCACCACCAAACCGTGGGAGTTCCAAGGCTGGCTCCCCTTCGCTTCCCGCCGCGTTTTGCGACTCAACGGAGCATTGGCCGAGGTTGAATTGGAGGTCACCCAAGGTGAAGTGGGCATCGCGATCCTGGCGGACGACGGCTCCCAATTTGTCGGCAAACGCTACGTCGCCACTGTCGGTCGCCACCAGCTGCAGCTGCCGATCCGCAGCGACGAGGTGAAAGGCATCGTTTTTTGCAGCACGGATGCCGTCGAGACGCCGGCGCGTTTTTGCATCCGACGCACCGCCCTCCTCAAGATCGATCCGGAATCACCCGCCGCCCAGCACTTGCGGGAACAGTTTCTGGCCGCCGGCAATCCACCGCCCGAAACGGATGACCCCGACGCGGTTCCGGCGACCGTGCCGCTGGTGCTCTTCCATCTCCTCGGTCAGGGCAAACTGCACGCCGTGCGTGCCCTGCTTCACGCGGCGCGCCAACTTACTGGCGACACGCCCGCTTGGTTCCCGGCCCGACTCAGCGAATTGTTGCAACAATTCGACGGCCTCAAAGATCGCGGCGACCAGCCGACTGCGGTCCCGCCCGCCACCACCACGCCCACGCCTTCGACTTCCCCCGAACCAACCGAGCGAGCCGCCGCAGAGCTACTCGCCCTGCGTCACCTCACGACCGGGGCAGACCTCGTTCCACTCCAGCTCGAGTTGCTGGAATTCGGCTTCACTTTGGACCTCATCGGCAGCGTCCACGCCAAACCGCTGCAGTTCACTTGGCAGCGTCAGGCGCTCGCCTCGACCCTCGTGCCCCGCGGTCTGCTCGCGTCGTTGCTGGCCGTCATTGGTGACCGCCTCCGCGGCGACCTCCAATCGCTGCGCGTCGAAGCTTCGACCACGACCACCGGCACCGAACTCTGGCTGCACAGCGATCTTGCCCACGGCGACCTCCAGTATCGCGACTTCACCGGCAATGCCGCCGCACTGCACCACCACCTCAACGATCCCCGCTGCGCCTCCCCGCGCCTGGAACACCGCTTGGGTGAGGAAAACGCCATCGGCCTGATCTGGCCGGATACCAACGAAGAGGCCGACCTCCCCGATCTGAGTTGGACCGCAGGAGACGATGTTGCTGCGACCACGCAACTTTACATCGGGCAAAACGGCGGCGAGATCCGGCGACGCGGCGGCCTCTGCTACAAACTCTCGCCCACCGAATCCACCAAGCCCAACGACTTGGTCGACGAAGCGAAACTGTCCCGCCAACTCGCGGAACTCGATTTTGTGGTCCCGGTGCTCAGCGCGCATCGCTGGCCCGAGGGTTCGGCCATGTCCTATCCCTTCCAAGCGGGCACCACCTTGGCCCAGGCAGCCTTGGACGCCACTCCCGCCCCCGTCGACCAACCTGCCATCATTCGTCAGGTCACCGACGCCTTGGTGGAGCTCAACCAGCGAGGTATCCAGCACCGCGACGTTCGCGCCGAAAACATCCTGCTGCGTCCCGACGGCACGATCGTGGTGCTCGACTTCGACCAAGCCCGCCCCCACGCGGACGCTGACGACTTCGGCAACGAATGGGATGCCGAGGCGGTGTGCGCTGGCTTTGGCGGTATGCTGCGACAACTGCACTGGGAGCGCGACTATCTCGCCACCGCCGGCCAACTCGGTTTCGCGTGGGAACTCGGCCGTCACTCCGCCGCCAATTCCCCCGGCAAACACGCCTGCTACTACGCTTGGCGCTGGGGTCCCCTTGCCCTCGAGGGTGAGCGCCCGTGGTCGCTGCGCTGGCAGCTGTTGCGCCCGGCTTTCCGCCGCGAAGGCGTGGCCCCTGGACGCTTTCTCGAGCTTGGTGCCAATCTCGGCCTGCTCTCCACCTATGCTTCGTTGGAAGGCTGGGAAGCCCGCGGCATCGAGCGTGATGGGGTCGCCGTCACCGCCGCCCAGCGCATCGCCGCCACCCTCGGCGCGTCCTCCCAATTCTCCCGCGGTGACCTTACCTCGCCGGCCCTTTTCGCGGACCTCGACGACACCTACGACATGGTTTCGGCCCTTTCAGTCGTGCACTGGCTACCCGACCCTGCCCCGGTCGAGGCCTTCCTCCGCCGTCAGCCCCGCCTTCTCTTCGAAGGCCATCGCGCCATTGCCGACGAAGAAGCTTACCTTCACGAATTGGGCTTCGAAACCGTTAGCCTCCTCGGTTATTCGGAAAGATTACGTCCGATTCTACTAGCGACTCGCGCGTCCTGAACTGTCTCCTTTTCCACCGTGCCTGCCTCCTCCGATTTCGGCTTCCTTCGCATCGCCACCGTCTGCCCTGAGCTACGCGTGGCCGATGTCGTGTTCAACCTCGACCAACACCACCGCTGCCTCGCCCAGGCCGCCGCCGCCGGTGCCCGCCTCGTCCTCTTCCCCGAACTGAGTCTCACCGGCTACACCTGTGGCGATCTCTTCGCCCAGCAACTGCTCCGCACCACCGCCCGCGAAGCCCTCTGTGCTTTGGCCGAAGCCACTGCCGAGATCCCCGCCTTTGCTTTGGTTGGCCTCCCCTTTCTGGTCGACGACCGCCTCTACAACTGCGCCGCCCTTATCGGCGACGGTCGCGTCCTCGGACTCGTGCCCAAGACCTTCCTGCCCAACACGCAGGAGTATTACGAGCAACGTTGGTTCACCAGCGCCGAGCGCCTGCGCGTCGACACCGTCGAGCTCGCCGACGACTATGTGGCGATTTCGCCTTCGCTGCTCTTCAACGACATCACCACCGGTGCCTGCATCGGCATCGAGATTTGCGAGGACCTTTGGACTGCCAGCCCGCCCAGTGGCCAGCTGGCTCTCGCCGGCGCCAATCTCATCCTCAACCCCTCCGCCAGCGACGAACTCCTCGGCAAGGCCCCCTACCGCCGCGACTTGGTCAAACAACAGTCTGCGCGCTGCCTCGCCGCTTACGCTTACGCCAGCTCGGGTCCCGGTGAGTCCTCGACCGATGTCGTGTTCTCCGGCCACTGCCTCATCGCCGAAAACGGCGCCCTGTTGAGCGAGTCGAAACGCTTCCAGTTCGAGTCCCAGATCCAATGCGCGGACATCGACATCCAGCGTCTCTCTCACGAGCGCATCATCAATAGCTCCTATTCGAGCGCAGTCGCGACCCTCACGCCGGATCGCATCAAAATTGCCCTGCCCGAGGCAAAAACGCCGACGAAGAAGCAACCGCAGGCCCCGTTGGGCACCCTTCGCCCGAACCCCGCGCGCCCCTTTGTCCCGTCCGATTCCGCCATCCGCGCCGACGCCTGCCGCGAGATCTTCGCCATCCAGTCCACCGGCCTCGCCAAACGCCTGCGCCACACCGGCGCGCGCAAAGTCGTGATCGGCATCTCCGGCGGACTCGATTCCACCCTCGCCCTCCTGGTGACGGCACACGCCTTCGACCTGCTCGGACTCGACCGCGCCGGCATCATCGCGCCCACCATGCCGGGCTTTGGCACCACCAAACGCACCCGCGGCAATGCCGAAAAACTCGTCGAGCAACTCGGCGCCACCCTGCGCATCATCCCCATCGGCGACAGCGTGATGCAGCACTTCAGCGACATCGGACACAACCCGGAGTCACACGATGTGACTTACGAGAACGCCCAGGCTCGCGAGCGCACCCAAATCCTCATGGACGTGGCCAACCAGGTGGGCGGATTTGTCGTCGGCACCGGTGACCTGTCCGAATCCGCCCTCGGCTGGTGCACCTTCAATGGCGACCACATGTCGATGTATCACGTGAACGCCAGCGTTCCGAAAACCCTCGTGCGTTACCTCATCGACTGGGCCGCCGAAGCCGAGTTTTCCGGCGCCACCACCGCCGTGCTGCACGACATCGCTGACACCCCGATCAGCCCAGAACTGCTGCCGATGGGCGCAAATGACGAGATCTTGCAACAGACCGAGGACGTCGTCGGTCCCTACGAACTGCACGACTTTTTCCTCTTCCACTTCCTCCGCCACGGCGCCCCGCCGGCCAAAATCCTCTACCTGGCCGAGCTCGCATTCGGGAAACGCTACTCCCGCGCCGTGCTGCTCAAGTGGCTCGAAACCTTTGCCCGACGCTTCTTTGCCCAACAGTTTAAGCGCTCGGCCATGCCGGACGGCCCCAAGGTCGGCTCGGTCGCCCTCTCCCCGCGCGGCGACTGGCGCATGCCCTCCGATGCCTCCAGCGCCACCTGGCTCGCGGAGATCGAATCGCTTAAGCCGGCAAAATCTCGCGCAAAGCGCCGTTGACTCGCCCCGCAGTCATTCGCTGTGCTCGCTAGTTTCTTATAAAACGACCCATGAAGGATAAGCTTATTGTTGTCTGCGGCGCCGGCGGTTTCATCGGCGGACATCTCGTTGCAGACCTTATTCGCCAAGGCCACACGCGCATTCGTGCCGTGGACCTCAAACCCCTCGATCGCTGGTATCAACGTTTCGACGACGTCGAAAACCTCACGCTCGACCTCCAAGGCCTCGCGGCCTGCCGCACCGCGGTGAAGGACGCGGCCTGGGTCTACAACCTCGCCGCCGACATGGGCGGCATGGGCTTCATCGAGAACAACAAAGCGCTGTGCATGCTCACGGTGCTCATCAACACCCACCTCCTGCAGGCCGCCCGCGAAGTCGGCGTGGAGCGCTTCTTCTACTCCTCCTCCGCCTGCGTTTACGCGCACGACAAGCAGACCGATCCGACCATCACCGGCCTCCGCGAAGAGGATGCCTACCCCGCGATGCCCGAGGACGGTTACGGCTGGGAGAAACTCTTCTCCGAGCGCATGTGCCGCCACTTCACCGAGGACTTCGGTCTGCTGACCCGCGTGGCGCGCTACCACAATGTTTACGGCCCCCACGGCACCTTCGACGGTGGTCGTGAAAAGGCCCCGGCCGCCATCTGCCGCAAGGTCATCAACGCCAAGCTGGCCGGCACCAATGACATCGAAATCTGGGGCTCGGGCGAACAGACCCGCTCCTTCATGTTCATCGACGACTGCCTGCAGGGCACCCAGGCCATCATGCGCAGCGCCGACATCACCTTCCCGATCAATCTCGGCAGCGAGGAGAAGGTCTCGATCAACCAGCTCGTCGACATCGTCGAATCCATCGCCGGCATCGAGCTCAAGCGGAACTACAACCTCGACGCGCCGAAGGGCGTGAACGGCCGTAATTCCGAAAACACCCTCATCCGCAAGATGCTCGGCTGGGAGCCCTCCATCTCCCTGCGCACTGGCATGGAAAAGACCTACGCTTGGATCTACGACCAG
This portion of the Actomonas aquatica genome encodes:
- a CDS encoding efflux RND transporter periplasmic adaptor subunit → MKKFIAVLVVVVAGVAAAVMLNRPTATVRAAWQGKALQSVPGSVTVQAEYDMALKSEVGGRVQDSALDTGASFAEGDFLVQIDSSDLELEIERIQTEYDAAKARIELGSTIALELETAQERLAEDKRLLDSGNFSQSEYRKRERAVQQIENKLKTEEVNNDLLLASYRNTLAQRRRQLAKMRITAPFDCVVSEVYARPGDLIGSNSPIALLISTSRTVEARISEENFSNIALGQRASVRLLGYGNQQFNATVSKVLPAADAETQRYIVHLNVDIPLDQLVPGLTGEVSIITNERDGTTLIPRRALIGDKVMVVSDGVVEIRSVEAGYESLNEVEIVSGISPGELVITEELDLYRDGDRVNVEERG
- a CDS encoding TolC family protein, which encodes MLFSSCRSFGRYFVGAVLGALSLGISASAQPALEMPEDSLPQLREFIDHALRQSPRAIVRGFDEAVADADLLTAKSARLPNLSASADMVRSEEDRGDFSEPQTADKVYYRVSMSQPIYHWGVISRNIQNAKIRRDIEAGRTRQAMLTMVNEIRRKYLELMIQKKVVERYRFSMQLVDEKLADAEEKRRLNTLSEGELQAQRQSHKRSLVGVRYQEDGYMVAKSMFSRMVGVDLITDDDIADEFPELNTEDDAAAIESLALRFKSMADPTNLDLQIQLKELEIKQKELKNAKMSLRPRVNAIAGLTQDEQSYSANIGNRYEYQSLYAGIGVYWTIWDGFASRGAVRASLNRMRAAEVNYESTKNRIFDDIDSLERQLDYRSMEVSVEDEELVIARNHLNYTQQRFDRGEASENELSQARINLLERWGGTMTARMGYWERLFHFLSLMDADPAADLLPANSR
- a CDS encoding ABC transporter permease, encoding MPATTLASANRLPSLWQSRDLLWQFTQRSIELRHRGSHLGLAWSFVQPLLMLGLYVVVFGFIFDGTFGVLPDESRVDYALGIFLGLTLFHFIAETFSVAPTVIVGNPNFVKKVVFPLGILPASTVGTAAFHLLISLGLVFIGVIFFGEGLSWSALWLPLILIPIIFLALGVTYAVSALGVFWRDLQQLTQFTTLALMYASAIFFPASKVPPSIWMFLRFNPLLLAIELSRDVLLWHRPLNWHHLVYLWFASLLTFFIGRWVFERLRPAFADVL
- a CDS encoding ABC transporter ATP-binding protein, translating into MSEAPLVIAAHGIGKAYRIWESPGARLSAAFWQGLDRRIPGQNGPLNRALAERARRGFRDFHALQDIELEVRRGESVGIIGRNGSGKSTLLQIIAGTLRPSTGDVAVQGRVAAQLELGAGFNPEFSGRENVYLYGAVLGLDRAAMDAKFDEVASFADIGEFLEEPVKTYSSGMMTRLAFAVSTCVEPEVLIIDEALSVGDAPFQAKCFRRLRKLIDEGVSLLFVSHDLATVRSVCSRALWLKDGRTAAWGDAKTVCREYEKFCWREQGINFDDDGPSGGSAKAQILAGAKSDGESTDEEPVGDAEEAAPALSPIDKLLDSAAADFAQRASEAGRVGTGVARFDSCVLTATNGELIQRVDFEQEAVFHTRITAREAIDSDIVIGLAIFNVKGERIAGVQNVHEELRLKLAAGESTYASVQMRFPFTHEKYAARLTLMGFQDGDRTVNGIYDFNRSIIFDQVTDALFFEVQLHAPFPIGPAVCLPAHITLSSTPPALS
- a CDS encoding lipopolysaccharide kinase InaA family protein, with product MSIGPSRPDYGPALHAMIARIDAELGSPAQPSRQLTTAPAAPTSRSWRQLEEAAERFAAAWTSRRDGLGSFKRIGRATIEADNTVVATTKPWEFQGWLPFASRRVLRLNGALAEVELEVTQGEVGIAILADDGSQFVGKRYVATVGRHQLQLPIRSDEVKGIVFCSTDAVETPARFCIRRTALLKIDPESPAAQHLREQFLAAGNPPPETDDPDAVPATVPLVLFHLLGQGKLHAVRALLHAARQLTGDTPAWFPARLSELLQQFDGLKDRGDQPTAVPPATTTPTPSTSPEPTERAAAELLALRHLTTGADLVPLQLELLEFGFTLDLIGSVHAKPLQFTWQRQALASTLVPRGLLASLLAVIGDRLRGDLQSLRVEASTTTTGTELWLHSDLAHGDLQYRDFTGNAAALHHHLNDPRCASPRLEHRLGEENAIGLIWPDTNEEADLPDLSWTAGDDVAATTQLYIGQNGGEIRRRGGLCYKLSPTESTKPNDLVDEAKLSRQLAELDFVVPVLSAHRWPEGSAMSYPFQAGTTLAQAALDATPAPVDQPAIIRQVTDALVELNQRGIQHRDVRAENILLRPDGTIVVLDFDQARPHADADDFGNEWDAEAVCAGFGGMLRQLHWERDYLATAGQLGFAWELGRHSAANSPGKHACYYAWRWGPLALEGERPWSLRWQLLRPAFRREGVAPGRFLELGANLGLLSTYASLEGWEARGIERDGVAVTAAQRIAATLGASSQFSRGDLTSPALFADLDDTYDMVSALSVVHWLPDPAPVEAFLRRQPRLLFEGHRAIADEEAYLHELGFETVSLLGYSERLRPILLATRAS
- a CDS encoding NAD(+) synthase — encoded protein: MPASSDFGFLRIATVCPELRVADVVFNLDQHHRCLAQAAAAGARLVLFPELSLTGYTCGDLFAQQLLRTTAREALCALAEATAEIPAFALVGLPFLVDDRLYNCAALIGDGRVLGLVPKTFLPNTQEYYEQRWFTSAERLRVDTVELADDYVAISPSLLFNDITTGACIGIEICEDLWTASPPSGQLALAGANLILNPSASDELLGKAPYRRDLVKQQSARCLAAYAYASSGPGESSTDVVFSGHCLIAENGALLSESKRFQFESQIQCADIDIQRLSHERIINSSYSSAVATLTPDRIKIALPEAKTPTKKQPQAPLGTLRPNPARPFVPSDSAIRADACREIFAIQSTGLAKRLRHTGARKVVIGISGGLDSTLALLVTAHAFDLLGLDRAGIIAPTMPGFGTTKRTRGNAEKLVEQLGATLRIIPIGDSVMQHFSDIGHNPESHDVTYENAQARERTQILMDVANQVGGFVVGTGDLSESALGWCTFNGDHMSMYHVNASVPKTLVRYLIDWAAEAEFSGATTAVLHDIADTPISPELLPMGANDEILQQTEDVVGPYELHDFFLFHFLRHGAPPAKILYLAELAFGKRYSRAVLLKWLETFARRFFAQQFKRSAMPDGPKVGSVALSPRGDWRMPSDASSATWLAEIESLKPAKSRAKRR
- a CDS encoding NAD-dependent epimerase/dehydratase family protein — encoded protein: MKDKLIVVCGAGGFIGGHLVADLIRQGHTRIRAVDLKPLDRWYQRFDDVENLTLDLQGLAACRTAVKDAAWVYNLAADMGGMGFIENNKALCMLTVLINTHLLQAAREVGVERFFYSSSACVYAHDKQTDPTITGLREEDAYPAMPEDGYGWEKLFSERMCRHFTEDFGLLTRVARYHNVYGPHGTFDGGREKAPAAICRKVINAKLAGTNDIEIWGSGEQTRSFMFIDDCLQGTQAIMRSADITFPINLGSEEKVSINQLVDIVESIAGIELKRNYNLDAPKGVNGRNSENTLIRKMLGWEPSISLRTGMEKTYAWIYDQIKSGASKDSVVNIA